Part of the Methanobacterium paludis genome is shown below.
ACAGAACCTCTCATGATAAACATAGGCACATCAACAACCATTGGTGTGGTTACAAGTGCAAGGAAAAAAGAAGTTGAAGTTAAACTCAAACTACCTGTATGCGCTGAGGAAGGCCAGAGGGTCGCACTTAGCAGACGTGTAGGGGCAAGATGGAGGTTAATAGGATATGGTATCATCAAATAATCTCGAAGCAATTCTTGATGCAAATTTTTTATGATACCCGCTCAATTTCACGTTGATATAGTAGGCGAACTTGAGCGAATCCTACCATCATACAGTCTTGTTGTTCCCTCATTTGTTGTAAGGGAACTTAACTATGTAAAAAATAGATCTAAAGGCAAAAATAAGGTTGCAGCATCAATAGCTCTTAAGATCGCAAAAACCCATCCAATAAAAGTTGTTGAGCTTGAACTTGAAAAAGGTGAATTTGTAGACGATGCACTTCTTCGAATATCAAATGCGCCAAAAAAAGTTTTATGCACAAACGACCGTGAATTAAGAAGCAGAGCAAGAAAAAATAACATTAATGTTGTTTATCTTCGTCAAAGAAGATATCTTGCTGTTGATGGGCATTTAAACATTTGATCATTTTATAATTAGAAGAATATTTTCAATATAATAGCTAAAATAAATTCAGTTACAAGAGTAATTCTGAATAATATTTTCCAATATTTTTTTGAAAATATCAATTAGAATAATTAACAAGTAAAATAAGTTTATAAATAGAATAATTCTTTAATAATTAACAACTTATAATCAATAATCTTCTAAAATAGTTTGTACAGGAGGAATCAGATGAATCTTTGGAAAGACATACCAACAGGACCATCCGCAGAAGTAGTATATGCTGTTGTGGAAATTCCAAAAGGATCAAGGAACAAATATGAATATGACAAGGATAAAGAAGCATTCGCACTTGACAGGGTTCTTTACTCGCCATTCCACTATCCTGCAGAGTACGGTATAATACCTCAAACTCTATGGGACGATGGAGACCCAATGGACATACTCGTCATGATGGATCAGCCAACATTCCCGGGCTGCGTAATCGAAACCAGACCAATTGGAGTCATGAGAATGATAGATGGTGGAGACAGCGACGATAAAGTTTTAGGTGTTCCAGTGGACGATCCAAGATGTGCGGACATAAAGGACATCAGCGATGTGCCAAAACAGTTTTTAGATGAAGTAGCACACTTCTTCAGAGAATACAAAAAACTTGAAGGCAAAAAAACAGAAGTTCTCGGATGGGAAAACGCTGAACAAGCATTCAAAGCCATAGAACATTCCAAAGATTTATACAACAAAATGTAACGTTGATTATGATTAATTAAATATAAATAAACTGAAGATAATTGAATATTCTAAATAAATCTTGGTCAAATAGAAGAATTAAACTGTTAATATATAAAGTAAATTTAAATCCATGTTTGCTTATATATTATTAAAGCATAATCAGGGGGATTTGGTTGTATTTAATATCCAAAATAGAAGACACTGTGAGGATCCCACCAAGCCGGTTTGAAGAACCCTTAAACGACGTAGCAGTAGAGCTTTTAAATGAAAGCTATGTTGGAACTGTAGATAAAAAACTGGGATTGATGGTAACAGTCAAAGAAATTGAAGATATCGGCGTTGGAAACGTTATAATGGGCGATGGTGCAGCTTACCATGATGTTGTGTTTACAGCACTATCCTTCAAACCGGAACTACACGAGATCATCGAAGGTGAAGTCATAGAAATAACTGAATTCGGAGCATTCGTACGAATGGGACCAATGGACGGGTTAGTGCACGTATCACAGGTTACAGACGATTATATAAACTATGACGGGAAAAGAGGAGCTTTATTAGGTAAAGAATCAAAGAAAAGCCTTGAAGAAGGTGACAAAGTCCGTGCAAGGATCGTTGCATTAAGCCTCAAAGGAAAATCCTCCAAAGAAACCAAAATAGGTTTAACAATGAGACAGCCCGGCCTTGGAAAATTCGAATGGATCGAAGAAGAAAAGAAAAAAGGAAAGAAAAAGACTGTTAAGAAGACTACCAAGCAGGGGAAAAAATAAATGGTTATTAAAGCATGCACAAGATGCCACAGACTCATGGAAGAAGAAAGATGTGCGATCTGTAATATACCCTCCTCAAAGAATTGGAGCGGCTTCCTGATAATTGTGGATCCTGAAAATTCAGATATTGCAAAGGAACTTAATATATCCCTTCCTGGAGAATATGCCCTGAGGGTTAGATAGTGTTAGTACTGAAAAAGGAACTGAGATCAGAATTTAAAAAACCTTTTGGAAAGATTTATCCATCAATAGCTGATACAGAAGAACCTTTAAAAGAATCGCTTGGTGACGATGGTGTCATAATTTCCATCGGCGATGTCACAACGCAGAACATGCTGGATGCGGATATTATCCCGGATATGGGCATCGTTGATAATAAAATTGAAAGGAAACCATCAGAAAACGAAATATATTACGATAACATCACATTAAAAGCAAAAAACCCCGCAGGAACCATAACAGACGAACTTCAAAATACAATTGAAAAATCTTTCAACTTGATTGAAAATGAAGGATATAAAGTTTTAATCATCGTTGAAGGTGAAGAAGACCTTGCTGTTATTCCATGTGCAATTATGGCCCCATCTGGTTCCATAATATTTTATGGCCAACCCGGAGAAGGTGTGGTACTTTGTGAAGTTGATAAAGTTAAAAAAATTGCAGAAAACCTAATCAAAAAGTTAGAGGAGGCATAAATTATGGATATCAATGTAAACGAAAAAATCGAAAATCCGCTTTTAAACAGAACTGAAATACACTTTGACTGCATATACCAAGGAGAGGCTACTCCTAAAATTTTAGATGTAAAAAACAGGCTTGTAGCACTTTTAGATGTAGATAAAAACCTTTTAGTGGTGGACAAAGTCAAACCATCCTACGGTGAAGGTAAAGCAGACGGATATGCAAAACTCTACGATTCAGAGGAAAGTTTAGCTAAAATAGAAAAAGAACACGTTTTAGCAAAAAACAAAGAGCCTGAAAAGGAAACTAAAGAGGAAGCTTAAGATAAGTTGGATGACAATCCAACTTAATCAAGAAATTGGAGGAGTAATGATGAAAAAATACGAACTCTACGAAGTTAAAGATAATAAACTCGTAAGAAAAAATCCTGAATGTGTTAGATGTTCACACGGGGTTTTCATGGCTGACCACGGAGACCGTTACGCTTGCGGAAAATGCGGTTACACCCAGTGGAAAGGTAAAGACGCTAAAAAATAATTTTTATACTATAATACGGAAGAGTGGAGTTAAACTTTAAATTAACTTCATGAACCAACTATTTTAATTTTAATTGAATCTTAACTAATAAATAATTGAATTTTAACTAATGAATTTTAATTTAAAAAACTCATTCAGGTGGAATTTTATTGAATCTTAGATCTGGAAGACTTAAAGGCAAAATGACGAGCGATGCTGCAACATTCACATCCTCGATGGAATTTGACAAAAGAATATTTTGGGCAGACATCAAGTGTAACATTGCCCATACCACCATGCTCAAAGAACAAAAAATAATACCTGCAGAAGATGCTGATAAAATAGTAGGCGCCCTTCACATGCTTGAATCTGAGGGCATTGAAGCCTTAAATCTCGACCCTTCTGTTGAGGATATACACATGGCCCTTGAAAACTACGTCACCGAAAAGATCGGGGAAGTTGCAGGGTTCATGCACACTGCCAAGTCGAGAAACGACCAGGTTGCAACAGACCTAAGACTTGTTTTGAAAGAAGAAATCAGTGAAATTGAAGAGGATCTCCTTAAATTCATAGAAAAAATCCTTGACATGGCATCGGAGAATAAAGAAACCGTTATGGTTGGATATACACATCTTCAACATGCCCAGCCAACAACCTTCGCCCACCACCTCCTTGCATATGCAAACGAGTTAAGGCGGGACTATGAAAGGATTGCAGATGCTAAAAAACGTGTTGATATGTGCCCGTTAGGTGCTGCGGCCATGACAACCACAAGTTTTCCAATAAACCGTGAGAGGACCAGAGAACTTTTAGGGTTCGAGAGACTCATGGAAAACTCCATAGATGCTGTAAGCTCAAGGGATTTCATGGCAGAAACTGTTTTCACTCTTTCCATGCTTGCATCAAACCTCAGCAAGATATGCGAGGAAATGATAATCTGGAGCACCTACGAGTTCGCAATGATCGAGATGGCAAATGAATACTCATCCACATCATCCATAATGCCCCAGAAAAAGAACGCTGACGTTGCAGAGATTGCACGGTCAAAAACTGGTGTAATATATGGGGAACTTGTTACAATTATGACTATTTTGAAGGCACTACCACATAGCTACAATAGAGACCTTCAAGAAGTGACACCTCACCTATGGGGTGCCGTTGATACTGCACGTTCCATGCTGAATATCACATGTGACATGCTGACATCAATAACGTTTAAAAAAGAACGTGGACTTGAACTTGCAAAGGCAAACTTCTCAACTGCAACGGAACTTGCAGACCTTATGGTGCGTGAAAAAAACATGCCATTCCGTGTAGCCCATCAGATCGTTGGAAGAACCGTTAATGAGGCCATTGACAAGGGAATGAAACCTGGAGAAATTGATTCTGAATTTTTAGATGAAGTTTCAGTGGAAATACGAGGAAAACCCCTTGGTATCAGTGAAGAACTTGTGAAAAAAGCCCTGGATCCCTATGAAGTTATAAAAACGCGTAAAGTTATAGGCGGATCATCACCTGAAGCCGTTGATGAAGTAATTTCACATTTAAGGGAGTTTATTGAAGGAGAATCTGGTAAAAAAATAGATATTAAATTATTTTAGATAAATAATTATTTTATTAATTTTCATTATATTTTACTAGTTATCTTAGAAATTCTTTTAATTTTTACTTTTGTTTTTTACTAATTTAAACAATTTTTATGAAAATTTATTCATTTTAAATTATTTTACTAAACCATTTAATATTCCTATTTGATATCTTGCTTTTTTTGCTAAAATAAATTTAAATTTCTTTTTTAGGAGTTTAATTCTCTTATAAACTTTTTAGTTTTGATACAATCTAAATAATAAAAGTTAAATATTAAATAGGATAATTAGTTTTTTAAAACGAGTTAGGAGGAAAAGAATGAAATGCCCGAAATGTGAAGCTGAAAATCCTGAATATGCCCCTCACTGCCAGAAATGTGGCTGTTTGATTAAAGAGAGTTATCCTCGCGCTAACACCCTTTCAATAGTAGGAATAGTAATTGGATTTATTATGCCCTTTGTCTTTTTATTGGCACTTTTACCTGAGATATACCTTTATACGCGTCCAGAACAGTCTGTTAAGAAGCGTGGAAAAAAATTCATTGAGGTTACGTTAGTTCTATTTGTAGTGATGATAATTGTTTGGGCGTTTATCAATAAGGTTATTTAAAAAAAGTTTTTATTAAAAGTGATTAAAAAAGCATTTATTACCCATTATAACGCGAAGATTCATATCTTTAGAAATTATTTTTTTTTGAAATCATTCGTTTTGAAAATCTTCTTAGAATTCGTTTTTCTTATTGAAGTTTCTTCTTCTGGAGTCACTCGTTTTCTAAATTGTTCTCTTTTTTGATTCGTATATTGTAACTCATTCTTTTTTTAGAACTCATTTCTCGTTTTCTTTTTCTTCGTGCTTCTTCAAATAATCTTTCCTAATCTCACAGGCCATTTCTCCATCCTCAATTACAACTGCGCCGTAATATCCACAGTCGTAACATCTCCACATGGACCAGTTTTGTGGTATGACCCATTTTATATTGGTTGAGCCACAGTTGGGGCAGAACTTTTTGGTTTTCATAATATCTATATAGATCATAAGACAAAATATAGGTTTATGCAAGATACAAACCGAGAATTAATGGGAATAATCGCAATAATTTTGGGTATTTTAATGTTGATATACCCTCAACTTGTGGGATATCTGGTTGGAATTTTCCTTATAATATACGGAGTAATGGAATTGCTCAAAAGGGTTTAAATAGACCTCATTATAAGGCCAAGTGCCTCGCCAGGCTCCAGTACACCAGCCCTAGTTTCTCTTAGAACTCTCTGTATTGAAAACCTGCTCATATGAGCGTGCCTTTTATGCACCTCATTTATAAGAGGACAGCCATAACCACCAGCACTTTTGATACCGTAACGACCAGCAAGTCCTTTAGTTTCACCCTTTGTTGCAGAAAGCATTGCAGGCATGTTGATTCTCCAAACACCTTCTTTAAACAGGATTGACTGCGCACCGGTGGATAAAAAATCTCCAAATATCAAAAATGAGATTTTCAATTGCTTTGTATGATCCATTAGGGCTTCCTCAATGGTTCCAGAACATCTGCCACAGGGATGGATTTTTCCTTCAAGTGCATTTTCTATAACAGATGACATATCCACATTTATGTATTCGTGTTCAACATCGAGCAGCTTAGACAGGTTTTCAACATTTTTCTGGAAATGTTTGGGAAGTACGATCTCTCCGGGGTTTACAGTAACTGCAATGGGGTTGAAACCCAAAATCTTCGCAATTATGAGGGATGAACTGCTGTCAACACCGCCGGAAAGTGCAACTATTGCCCTGTGGGTTTGAGACTCCTTTTTGGGTTTTTCTGAATCGTTTAAAATACCCTTTAAAAGAGAATTTGCAAAGTATACATTTTCTATTCTTTGATTCAGGAGATCCTGTAAATTTTCAAGTGGATATTTATCATCTTCATTGAATGAGGGTAAGATCTCTGCAAGTCTCTTGGATGCAAGTTCCATCCTGTATTTTCTGACTAAAATGTCTGAATTGGCCTCAACATGGATTGAATTCACACCAAGCTCCTCCCTAAGACGTCCCACAACCCATCCTCCTTTTCCTATCACTGCAGACTTTTCAGGCCGGTCGGGTGTTATTATAACCAGGTTTCTGTTTTCACTGTCAAATATCACCTTTTCAAGGGAAATACCAATTTCATCCCATAAGTTCAGATCAATATCATCAGCTGTGCACTCATCTTCAACAACTGGTTTTAAAAGTTTTTTTAATGATTGTACGATGTCATCAACTTCTCTTTTCATAAGTAATCTCCAATAAGTGTATATTAATTAATATACAACCAAATAATCAGTTATTCTGGATAAATAGTTATTTTCAACCAATTGTTTTAAAATTTAATCTGTTTAAATATCATTTATCAAAAAAGCACTATAAATCTTTTCAGATCATAACGTTAGATCCAAATTACCGTTTATTTTAAAAGTCTTATGTACTTTTATCTACTGTAAAGTCCCATAAGCTGACCCTTATCCAGAACATGGCCTTCCATGGCATTTAAAAGTTCCTGCTTTGAAATTCTGGGCGGTAGATCCAGCTTTGAGTCCAGGGCATATACCCTAAAGTAGTATCTGTGGGTTCCGCCTGGAGGGCACGGACCACTATAACCAACCATGCCAGAGTCATTTAATCCCTGTTTAGAACCATCTTCCAATAACTCATCCATCTCAACTCCTTCAGGAAGAGTCTTACTTTCAGGTGGAATGTTAAAAATGACCCAATGTGTCCATACACCTGATGGTGCATCAGGATCCTCACATATAATTGCAAGACTCTTTGCAGATTCTTGGACCCCACTCATTTCAAGTGGAGGAGATACATTCAGACCATCACATGTGTACCTTTTTGGTATGGGATTTCCTTCCCCAAAGACTGTGCTTTTTACTTTTATTACCATATAAAACCCCCATATTCATTTATTTTCCGTTTTTATTTATAATAGTTAGATTCTGAATAAATAAATCGCGTATATGGATTTGTGATAATAATATTGATTCAATTTACATGAGTTTAATTTTCATTTTTCTGCTATTAAGATTTATCAACTGTTGATTCAATTTTTTTTTTCAGATGGTTATTCACCAAGTTACATCAATTTTCCTAATGGATCCGTTACCATTGACAAAAGTTATTACTTAATAATAAAAGTTGTTTAATGATTATTATAATAAGTTAGATGAACTTTAGTAATACATGAAAAAGTTAATCCCAATTTCTTTAATTTTAAAATCATGGCTGAATTTTTCGGTGCATGATCTGCACTTTAGATTATGATATCAACAAGATCAAAAACTCAACTAGTACATATATTTAATTATAGATTTTATGGAAGACACAATGGGTGTAAGGGTTATCAACAACCATGAAATCGACAAATTTAAATACTATGGCGTCTCAATAATTGAATGAGGTGATATATATGACTGAATTACCAATTGCTCCAGTCGGAAGAATCATAAAAAATGCCGGTGCACAGAGAGTAAGTGACGACGCTAGAGATGAATTAGCAAAAGTATTAGAAGAAGCAGGCGAAAAAATAGCCGCAGACGCTGTTAAACTTGCTAAACACGCTGGAAGGAAAACCGTCAAAGCATCAGACATAGAGTTAGCTGTTAAAGCAGCACAATAAACTCTACTTTTTTTTATTTGGAATTTTAATTTTTTTAAGGGATTTTTTTTATTGGATAATAAGATCTGATATGAAAATATGTGCAGCACAATTTTATGGAATAATATAAATTTATATGAAAATATGTGTCGATACAATTTTTTTTATACTAACATAATCTTATAAGAAGATAATCACAATTACAAACTTATTTTATGGGTGATGTATTTTGACAAGGATATCCATATTAGACCATGATCGATGCCAGCCTAAAAAATGCAACTACGTATGCATAGAATATTGTCCAGGCGTCAGAATGGAAGAAGATACAATTACAATCGACGAAAAAACGAAAAAACCTATAATGTCCGAAGAACTGTGTTCCGGGTGCGGTATATGTACCAACCGCTGTCCATTCAATGCAGTTAGTATTATAAACTTACCTGAAGCTCTTGATGAACCTATCCACCGCTACGGTCAGAACATGTTCGAGTTATTCAGACTTCCCAACGTAAAGGAAGGCTCGGTAGTGGGTATACTCGGACCAAACGGTATAGGAAAATCCACAATAATAAGAATACTCTCTGGAGAACTTAAACCCAACCTTGGAAACTATGAGGAAGATGTTCCATGGGAAGATATCATAAATTTCTTCAAGGGTTCCCAGCTCCAGTCCTACTTCAAAAAACTTTCAAAAGGAGATATTAAAGTTGTTCATAAACCCCAGATGGTTGATTTACTACCCAAATTTGTTAAAGGAAATGTTAAAGACCTTCTTGAAGGTGTAAATGAACGGGGAGCTATGGATGAAGTCCTTGATTCTCTGGAGTTAAGACCCATCCTTGAGAGGAATATCTCCAATTTAAGCGGTGGTGAACTTCAAAGGGTTGCAATAGCTGCAGCTGTCCTGAGGGAAGCTGATTTTTATTACTTCGACGAACCAACAAGTTGGCTTGATGTAAAACAACGACTCAACGCAGTGAAGGTCGTTAGAAATCTTGCAGAGGAGAATAAATCTGTTATGGTTATAGAACACGACCTGGCAACTCTGGATGCAATATCTGACTACGTCCACGTATTATACGGCCAACCTGGAGGCTACGGTGTAGTTTCCAAGATGAGGGGCGTAAGAGTTGGTATTAACGCATACATTCATGGTTTCCTCCGTGAAGAAAATATACGCTTCCGTAAACAGCCCATAGTCTTTGATGTAAAACCTCCAGCCCAGGAAATAGAAGCAGAAGTCCTTGCAGATTATTCTACACTTAAAAAATCCTACGATGGATTTTCATTGGAAGCTGAGGAAGGTAAAGTGCAGCACGATGAGATAGTAACGGCCTTCGGACCAAATGGTATTGGTAAAACTACTTTTGCCAAAATGCTTGCCAACGCCACCAAACCTGACAGTGGAAAGATCAAAAAACAGGTTCAGATAGCTTACAAACCCCAATATTTAGCATCTAACTTCGATGGAACAGTACAGGAGCTTTTAATGACAACAGCCCCTAACTATGGTACTAACATATTCAAAACAGAGATTGTAAAACCTTTCTCTCTTGACGACCTCATGGACAAGGATGTTAACGATCTAAGTGGTGGGGAGCTTCAGAGGCTTTCTGTTGCAATAACACTTGCACGGGATGCTGAGATCTACCTTTTCGACGAACCTACAGCATTTCTGGATGTGGAACAAAGACTCATAACTGCAAGAGCCATAAGGAAGATTGTTGAAAGCCGAAACGCTGCCTCAATCATTATAGACCATGATATAGTCTTTATAGACTACATCTCAGACCGCGCTATGGTTTTCTATGGAGAACCCGGGGTTGAAGGGCATGCAACCAGTCCAATGGACCTCCGTTCCGCAATGAACAAGTTCCTCTCTGATGTTGGAGTAACTTTCCGTCGAGACAAAGAAACCAAACGTCCTCGTGTAAACAAGTTTGGAAGTTATCTGGACAGGGAACAGAAGGAAAAAGGAGAATATTATTATTTAGAAGATTGAATTATTTAAAGCTAAAGTCTTTAAAAGTTAAATCAAATTTGGAGAGCTAAATCTTTTAAATAAATTTCATTAAATTTTTTTTATTTTCTTTTTTTGTTTAGTACAGATTATTTTTTTTACAGTTTCAGTTACTTATTTTTTCTTAAATAAAATTAACTGAGCATTTACAGGCTTTAACTCATCTGAAAGGTAATTAACTATTAAATCATTATTTAAAGCTTTTTTTTCTTAAAATAATTTAAAATAGAAGATCAACAAAAAAAACAAACCAGTAAAACTATAAAGTATTTTTTCAAATCTTCCTCGAATAATTTCGTAAGACACTAACTTTTTAATCTAAAAATCGTAGCAATCCGAAAAATGAAAAGTAAAAATAAAAAGAACTTAAAAAAAAGCTGTTAAATTTAAAAAAGAATTATTAAAAAAATTCTTTATTAAGGTTTAAGAGCCTCAACAGCTTCAAGGAAACATTTTGCAAAGTATTCCACGTCTTTTGTGGGTACGGAATAACTCACTCTTAGGTAACGATGCCCAAAGAGTTTGCTTGTGTAAGATCCTTCCCTTGTGAAGATCTTCTTATCAAGGAGGTATTCTGCAACATCTAATGGTTTTATACCGGTATCATAGAGGTCTATTGCCATCATGTTTCCGTCTGATGGGTAAACTGGTATAAATGCACCCTCAACCTGGTCAACTGCTTGTTTGATGATCTTCTGATTTCCTCTTGTGGTGTTTCTGATCCTGTCTATCCACTGATTTTTGGTTTTGATGGCTGCTATTGCACCCCTTTGAGCCACAATGTTAGTTCCAAGGTCGTTTATCACTATACTTCTTAAGGAGTTTATTACATCTGGTACTCCAACAACACCACCGATCCTCATACCTGCCATTCCATAGATCTTTGAGAAACTGTAGATGGTCAAGGCATGTTCAGGTGCGTAGTCTGCAACGAGATGATGATCCCTTGCAAAATCACGATATGTGATATCATGTAACATGTAGATATCATTATCTTCGGCCAGATCTGCAAAGTCTTTTATCTCTTCCTTGGTGTAACATGATCCAAGTGGATTTAATGGGTCAATGAGGACTACCAGTTTGGTGTTCTTGTCCATGTTTTCCCTTACAAGGTCTGGTGTGAGTTTGTAACCGCACTTTTTATTGTAAATTGGCACGGATTTCACATGGTCACCGAACCTGCTTGCAAAGTTATCTATGATAAGATAACCAGGATCACTGGTTATTGTGTTATCTTCCGGTCCTAAAATATCATTGGTACAAAGGTAAAGTGATTCTGTACCTCCTGCCGTTATTAGGATTTCAAATCCATCTGTAAGTCCCAAGTCTTTAAGCACTAGCTCTTTAAGTTCTGGAAATCCTTCTGATGGAGGATATTTACAGTAGTCTCTTTTTTTAATGCTCTCAAGCATCGCTTCCATGATCCCATTTTCATCATGGAGATGGTTGGTATTCTGCCCCATCCAGATCATTTCATCGTCTGTGTAAACATAGTTAAAAAATTCGTTGGCCGTTTTAAAGCCTTTTGGTATCATCTTTGCAGCTTTTGCATATTTCTTCGGTGAAATCATACCTCTCACAACACGTTATTATGGAAATTATCTCAAAAATAGATAATTTTTAGAATTAGTAACTGGTATAAATTCTACAGCATTTATTTGCTATCATATACTATGTTAATAATTCT
Proteins encoded:
- a CDS encoding pyridoxal phosphate-dependent aminotransferase, producing MISPKKYAKAAKMIPKGFKTANEFFNYVYTDDEMIWMGQNTNHLHDENGIMEAMLESIKKRDYCKYPPSEGFPELKELVLKDLGLTDGFEILITAGGTESLYLCTNDILGPEDNTITSDPGYLIIDNFASRFGDHVKSVPIYNKKCGYKLTPDLVRENMDKNTKLVVLIDPLNPLGSCYTKEEIKDFADLAEDNDIYMLHDITYRDFARDHHLVADYAPEHALTIYSFSKIYGMAGMRIGGVVGVPDVINSLRSIVINDLGTNIVAQRGAIAAIKTKNQWIDRIRNTTRGNQKIIKQAVDQVEGAFIPVYPSDGNMMAIDLYDTGIKPLDVAEYLLDKKIFTREGSYTSKLFGHRYLRVSYSVPTKDVEYFAKCFLEAVEALKP